The proteins below are encoded in one region of Fibrella aestuarina BUZ 2:
- a CDS encoding tetratricopeptide repeat protein, with the protein MIEFLTVASFVGYIIYLKYYADQRSEAEKQAEQLHDGILLYQTDQLAAALVYFNQALIEHPKFGVAYLYRARIYRALGDTDEALKDLTKAKSFDDTIADLHLETGQIHYEQGDYPTAFQDFDKAIFHGNTGEAYHWRGLTRQQIGQVTEASQDMARAEAALVAARDVLGLPNPKSQMFLDRSLLKHAGLTALNAAVLLFIIKQTSVIHWPYLVATASAAAIGFAEPRKGWVLALLQAFLLGVGYYVVVGPSPSSVDLEVELFSLYGAIGLTFVGSLLGSILKRAQA; encoded by the coding sequence ATGATTGAATTCCTGACGGTGGCCTCGTTTGTGGGCTACATCATCTACCTGAAATATTATGCCGACCAACGAAGCGAAGCCGAGAAACAGGCCGAACAACTGCACGACGGCATTTTGCTCTACCAGACCGATCAGTTGGCGGCGGCGTTGGTCTATTTCAACCAGGCACTGATCGAACACCCGAAGTTTGGCGTGGCATACCTCTACCGCGCCCGCATCTACCGGGCGCTGGGCGACACCGACGAGGCGCTAAAGGATCTGACTAAAGCCAAAAGCTTCGATGATACCATCGCGGACCTGCACCTCGAGACCGGCCAGATCCATTACGAACAGGGCGATTACCCGACGGCCTTTCAGGATTTCGACAAAGCGATCTTCCACGGCAACACCGGCGAGGCCTATCATTGGCGCGGCCTGACCCGGCAGCAAATCGGGCAGGTAACCGAGGCCAGTCAGGATATGGCACGGGCCGAAGCGGCCCTGGTGGCGGCGCGCGACGTATTGGGCCTACCGAATCCTAAATCGCAGATGTTTCTGGATCGGTCTTTGCTTAAACATGCGGGCCTGACGGCGCTCAACGCGGCGGTGCTACTTTTTATCATTAAACAAACGTCGGTCATTCATTGGCCTTACCTGGTTGCCACGGCTTCGGCGGCAGCTATTGGGTTTGCCGAACCGCGTAAAGGGTGGGTATTAGCCCTGCTACAGGCCTTTCTGCTGGGCGTTGGCTACTATGTCGTGGTGGGTCCGTCGCCGTCGAGTGTGGATCTGGAAGTAGAATTATTCTCGCTCTATGGGGCAATTGGTCTGACGTTTGTAGGGAGTTTGCTGGGAAGCATTCTGAAACGCGCCCAGGCCTAA
- a CDS encoding beta-N-acetylhexosaminidase, with amino-acid sequence MRFLFLVGLLVASLAQAQIQLVPQPVSVQPQPGHFTLTKATTITYTKPESASVAAMLSRQLAEQTSLTLTSRPAAAAPVNTILLTLTPTPDAKLGREGYRLSSSPKGVVITANQPAGLFYGTQTLLQLVPTEQPAPTGRMTQPTNVPAVQIIDYPRFGWRGVMLDVSRHFFPKADVMRYIDELARLKLNTFHWHLTDDNGWRIEIKSLPRLTSVGAWRVPRDGHFGERPNPKPGEAATYGGFYTQDDIREVVKYAQARNITIVPEIDIPGHSMAMLAAYPNLSCSKDTSVRVNPGTQFAEWYGNGTFKMLIDNTLNPSDEAVYATLDKVFTEVAALFPGPYIHAGGDECYKGYWEKDPGCQALMQKEGMKHVEQLQGYFMKRVEKIINAKGKKFLGWDEILEGDVSPSATVMSWRGMKGGIEAAQHGHDVVMTPSTFAYIDYMQGDPTLEPRIYASLRLKTCYEFEPVPPGIDSTRILGGQGNLWTEQIPTLAHAEYMTYPRTWALSEVFWTPRNRRDWAGFIPRLEAQMRRADAAGVNYARAAYDPIVSTTIADNKLTLMLDAELPGTDIFYSLDDTVPGRYSQRYSQPIPVPEGDVTLRAVTYRNGQPAGRMLTLKRDELLKRAKK; translated from the coding sequence ATGCGCTTTCTTTTCCTCGTGGGTCTGCTCGTTGCCTCACTGGCTCAGGCCCAGATTCAGTTAGTACCGCAGCCGGTATCGGTGCAGCCTCAGCCGGGCCACTTCACCCTGACCAAAGCCACAACCATCACCTACACCAAGCCAGAGTCGGCCTCGGTAGCGGCAATGCTCTCCCGGCAACTGGCCGAACAGACAAGCCTCACGCTGACAAGCCGGCCCGCAGCGGCAGCCCCCGTCAATACCATTCTGCTCACGCTGACCCCAACGCCCGACGCTAAACTAGGCCGCGAAGGCTACCGGCTCAGTAGCAGTCCCAAGGGCGTTGTCATCACGGCCAACCAACCCGCCGGGCTGTTTTACGGGACGCAGACGCTGTTGCAACTGGTACCGACCGAACAGCCTGCCCCGACTGGGCGAATGACCCAGCCGACCAACGTACCCGCCGTGCAGATCATAGACTATCCGCGCTTTGGCTGGCGCGGGGTGATGCTCGACGTGAGCCGCCATTTCTTCCCGAAAGCCGATGTGATGCGCTACATCGACGAACTGGCCCGCCTCAAACTGAACACCTTTCACTGGCACCTGACCGACGACAACGGCTGGCGGATCGAGATCAAAAGCCTGCCCCGGCTCACCAGCGTAGGCGCCTGGCGTGTGCCGCGCGATGGGCATTTCGGCGAGCGACCCAACCCCAAACCGGGCGAGGCCGCTACGTATGGCGGCTTCTACACGCAGGACGACATCAGGGAGGTGGTGAAGTACGCGCAGGCCCGCAACATCACCATCGTACCCGAGATCGATATTCCCGGCCACAGCATGGCGATGCTGGCGGCGTACCCCAACCTCTCGTGCAGCAAAGACACGTCGGTGCGGGTCAACCCCGGTACGCAGTTTGCCGAGTGGTACGGCAACGGCACGTTCAAGATGCTGATCGACAATACGTTGAATCCGTCGGATGAAGCCGTTTATGCTACGCTCGACAAGGTGTTCACCGAAGTGGCGGCGCTCTTTCCGGGCCCCTACATCCACGCCGGTGGCGATGAGTGCTACAAAGGGTATTGGGAAAAAGACCCCGGCTGTCAGGCGCTGATGCAGAAAGAAGGCATGAAGCACGTGGAGCAGCTTCAGGGCTATTTCATGAAGCGGGTCGAGAAGATCATCAACGCCAAAGGCAAGAAATTCCTGGGCTGGGACGAGATTCTGGAAGGCGACGTGTCGCCCAGCGCGACCGTGATGAGCTGGCGGGGCATGAAAGGCGGCATCGAAGCGGCCCAACACGGTCACGACGTGGTGATGACGCCCAGCACCTTTGCCTACATCGATTACATGCAGGGTGACCCCACACTTGAACCCCGCATCTACGCCAGCCTGCGCCTCAAAACCTGCTACGAGTTTGAACCCGTACCGCCCGGCATCGATTCGACGCGCATCCTGGGTGGGCAGGGGAACCTCTGGACCGAACAGATTCCGACGCTGGCCCATGCCGAATACATGACGTACCCACGTACCTGGGCGCTGTCGGAGGTATTCTGGACGCCACGCAACCGCCGCGATTGGGCCGGGTTCATTCCCCGTCTCGAAGCGCAGATGCGCCGCGCCGATGCCGCCGGGGTCAACTACGCCCGCGCGGCCTACGATCCCATCGTCAGCACGACCATTGCTGACAATAAACTGACCCTGATGCTCGACGCCGAACTGCCCGGCACCGATATTTTTTACTCGCTCGACGACACCGTGCCCGGCCGTTACAGCCAACGCTACAGTCAGCCTATTCCGGTGCCGGAGGGCGACGTGACCCTGCGCGCCGTTACCTACCGCAACGGGCAACCCGCCGGCCGCATGCTTACGCTGAAGCGCGACGAGCTGCTGAAGCGGGCTAAAAAATGA
- a CDS encoding type II toxin-antitoxin system VapC family toxin, whose protein sequence is MIIVDSNIIIYAAKVEYAFLRALLIKKGTYLSSISKVEVLGFQQITADDERYLRGLFDTAAVLSIDDYVIDKAVELRQQKKMSLGDAIIAATALLNGFELYTRNTADFTSIPGLVVVNPIDR, encoded by the coding sequence ATGATTATTGTTGATTCAAACATTATCATCTACGCTGCCAAAGTGGAGTATGCCTTTTTGCGCGCTTTGCTGATTAAAAAGGGAACGTATCTGTCTAGTATTTCCAAAGTTGAAGTACTGGGCTTTCAACAGATCACAGCTGATGACGAACGATACTTGAGGGGATTGTTCGATACAGCAGCCGTATTGTCGATTGATGATTATGTCATCGACAAAGCCGTTGAACTTCGCCAACAAAAAAAGATGTCGCTTGGCGATGCCATTATTGCCGCTACGGCTCTACTGAACGGCTTCGAGCTGTACACCCGCAACACGGCTGACTTTACCTCTATTCCCGGCCTTGTGGTCGTAAACCCCATCGACCGGTAA
- a CDS encoding FGGY-family carbohydrate kinase: MPTSVCAVFDVGKTNKKVLVFDQHYTLLHEEQTPFTEITDDDGFHCDDLARLTRWVRETYAWLLAQPQWSLRAVNVSAYGASLVHLDAQGQPIAPLYNYLREFPRELHGRFFEQYGPIDQFCAQTASPDLGMLNSGLQLYWLKHTKPVLFGQIAHSLHLPQYIAYLLHGQPVSEITSVGCHTALWDFGQNNYHDWTRREGITALCQPPLPSTTCFTLANGVVAGIGMHDSSAALVPYRRAFAEPFALLSTGTWAVSMNPFNDEPLTVDELRQDCLCYLGYDGRPVKASRLFAGNEHERHVRHLADYFHVDLNTFRQVRYDAALMQRLQAQFRQPKPADTYLTDLRESPFVERNLNTFTTYDEAYHQFMLDLIAQQLASLQLAIGRSGIRNVYVDGGFSRNDVFMRGLAAALPHCRLQASEVAQASALGTALVLHDHWNPLPFDPDAIRLVGY, from the coding sequence ATGCCCACCTCCGTCTGTGCTGTGTTTGACGTTGGCAAGACCAACAAGAAAGTACTGGTGTTCGATCAGCACTATACGTTGCTGCACGAAGAGCAAACGCCGTTTACCGAAATCACCGACGACGACGGTTTTCACTGCGACGATCTGGCCCGGCTGACGCGTTGGGTGCGGGAGACCTACGCGTGGCTGCTGGCCCAGCCGCAATGGTCGTTGCGGGCGGTAAACGTGTCGGCCTACGGCGCGAGTCTGGTGCACCTCGACGCGCAGGGGCAACCCATTGCACCGCTTTACAATTACCTGCGCGAATTTCCCCGTGAGTTGCACGGGCGCTTTTTCGAGCAGTATGGCCCCATCGACCAGTTTTGCGCGCAAACGGCTTCGCCTGATCTGGGTATGCTCAATTCGGGGCTGCAACTCTATTGGCTCAAGCACACCAAACCGGTGCTGTTCGGGCAGATTGCCCATTCGCTGCACCTGCCGCAGTACATCGCGTACTTGTTGCATGGCCAACCCGTGTCGGAAATTACCAGCGTGGGGTGCCACACCGCCCTCTGGGATTTTGGCCAGAACAACTACCACGACTGGACGCGCCGGGAAGGCATCACCGCCCTTTGCCAGCCGCCACTGCCGTCAACAACCTGTTTCACGCTCGCCAACGGCGTAGTAGCGGGCATCGGCATGCACGATTCGTCGGCGGCGCTGGTACCGTATCGGCGGGCCTTTGCCGAGCCCTTTGCGCTGCTTTCCACCGGCACCTGGGCCGTGAGCATGAACCCCTTCAACGACGAGCCCCTTACCGTCGATGAGCTTCGGCAGGATTGCCTGTGCTACCTCGGTTACGACGGAAGGCCGGTGAAAGCCTCGCGCCTCTTCGCGGGCAATGAACACGAGCGGCACGTCCGGCACCTGGCTGACTATTTCCACGTCGACCTGAACACCTTCCGCCAGGTACGGTATGATGCCGCGCTCATGCAGCGGCTACAGGCGCAGTTCCGCCAACCCAAACCCGCCGACACGTACCTGACCGACCTGCGCGAAAGTCCGTTCGTGGAGCGTAACCTGAACACCTTCACCACCTACGACGAAGCTTACCACCAATTCATGCTCGATCTGATTGCCCAGCAGCTAGCCTCGCTTCAACTGGCGATCGGCAGATCGGGCATTCGGAACGTATACGTCGATGGGGGTTTTTCACGCAACGACGTGTTCATGCGGGGGCTGGCGGCAGCCTTACCCCATTGTCGATTGCAGGCCTCGGAAGTGGCTCAAGCGTCGGCGCTCGGTACGGCCTTGGTCCTGCACGACCACTGGAACCCCCTGCCGTTCGATCCCGACGCGATTCGGCTGGTGGGGTATTGA
- a CDS encoding xylose isomerase, producing the protein MLLNSDQIAQHNEARLAKHKQQLAPWTGEVDKTEAIIEKLMAYQVAIPSWALGTGGTRFGRFPGGGEPRSLDEKIDDVGLLHALNRSSGAISLHIPWDIPADAAATRERAAALGLTFDAVNSNTFQDQADQPESYKFGSLQHVDAAVRQQAIDHNIEVIRHGVELGSKSLTVWLSDGSCFPGQLNFRQAFQRTYESLQAIYAALPPDWKVFVEYKAFEPNFYSMTVGDWGSSLLYAQKLGPQAYTLVDLGHHLPNANIEQIVSLLLMEGKLGGFHFNDSKYGDDDLTVGSIRPYQLFLIFNELVEGMDARGMNHASDLGWMIDASHNVKDPLEDLLQSVEAIQIAYAQALLIDQARLADARNANDVVTAQEILQDAFRTDVRPLVAEARLRAGGALAPLALFREQAIRQQLIGQRGAKAIATGL; encoded by the coding sequence ATGCTCCTAAACTCAGATCAGATCGCGCAACACAACGAAGCGCGACTCGCCAAACACAAGCAGCAACTGGCTCCCTGGACGGGCGAGGTTGATAAAACGGAAGCCATCATCGAGAAGCTGATGGCTTATCAGGTTGCTATTCCCAGTTGGGCGTTGGGTACGGGCGGCACGCGCTTCGGGCGCTTCCCCGGCGGGGGCGAACCCCGTTCGCTCGACGAGAAAATCGACGATGTGGGGCTGCTCCACGCCCTCAACCGGTCGTCGGGGGCTATTTCGCTGCACATTCCCTGGGATATCCCGGCCGATGCCGCCGCCACGCGGGAACGGGCCGCCGCGCTGGGGCTGACCTTCGACGCCGTCAACTCCAACACTTTTCAGGACCAAGCCGACCAACCTGAATCCTACAAATTTGGCTCGTTGCAGCACGTCGACGCGGCGGTGCGGCAGCAGGCCATCGACCACAACATCGAGGTGATCCGGCACGGTGTCGAACTGGGCTCAAAATCGCTGACCGTCTGGCTGTCGGATGGGTCTTGTTTCCCGGGTCAGTTGAATTTTCGGCAGGCGTTCCAACGTACCTACGAATCATTGCAGGCGATCTACGCCGCCCTGCCGCCCGACTGGAAGGTGTTTGTCGAATACAAAGCCTTCGAGCCGAACTTCTATTCGATGACCGTCGGCGACTGGGGTAGCAGCCTGCTCTATGCCCAGAAGCTGGGGCCGCAGGCCTACACGCTGGTCGATCTGGGCCACCACCTGCCCAACGCCAACATCGAGCAGATTGTATCGCTGCTGCTGATGGAAGGCAAGCTTGGCGGGTTCCACTTCAACGACTCGAAATACGGCGATGACGATCTGACGGTGGGTAGCATCCGGCCTTACCAGCTCTTCCTGATCTTCAACGAACTGGTCGAAGGGATGGACGCGCGCGGCATGAATCACGCCTCCGATTTGGGCTGGATGATCGACGCCAGCCACAACGTGAAAGACCCGCTCGAAGACCTGCTCCAAAGCGTGGAGGCCATCCAGATCGCCTACGCCCAGGCCCTGTTGATTGACCAGGCCCGGCTGGCCGACGCCCGCAACGCCAACGACGTGGTGACAGCGCAGGAGATTTTGCAGGACGCCTTCCGTACCGACGTGCGCCCGCTGGTGGCCGAAGCCCGCCTGCGAGCCGGAGGGGCACTGGCCCCGCTCGCCCTCTTCCGTGAACAAGCCATCCGGCAGCAACTCATCGGTCAGCGCGGCGCCAAAGCCATCGCCACGGGACTCTAA
- a CDS encoding four helix bundle protein — protein sequence MVEPIPINAEVDEPTTNLTSTYWLVEEAGVGYVTKPNQVLDKAVAFAVRIINLHKWLRKEHPTIGALSTQILKAGTSIGANINEADCAFSKREFASKLGISLKEARETNYWLGLLKATDYIDEPMYASLSRDCGELIRLLVSILKSTRANLTKQQ from the coding sequence ATGGTGGAGCCGATACCTATTAACGCGGAAGTGGATGAACCGACAACGAACCTCACCAGTACCTACTGGTTAGTCGAAGAGGCGGGAGTTGGGTACGTAACTAAGCCGAATCAGGTGCTTGACAAAGCCGTTGCGTTCGCTGTTCGCATTATCAACTTGCATAAATGGCTCCGCAAAGAACACCCAACCATTGGTGCGCTGTCGACTCAGATTCTTAAGGCTGGAACTTCTATTGGCGCTAATATTAACGAGGCCGATTGCGCTTTTTCCAAACGTGAGTTCGCCTCGAAATTAGGCATATCGCTCAAGGAAGCCCGTGAGACCAATTACTGGTTGGGCTTATTAAAAGCAACGGACTATATCGATGAACCGATGTATGCATCATTGAGCAGAGATTGTGGTGAATTAATACGGTTGTTAGTCAGTATACTCAAATCAACCAGAGCCAATCTCACGAAACAGCAGTGA
- a CDS encoding bifunctional rhamnulose-1-phosphate aldolase/short-chain dehydrogenase has protein sequence MSVPQSYKHVSYLWDEAEAAKFDDLNGAEREVALLVYRSNLLGADLRLTNYGGGNTSCKAMAPDPLTGQETLVMWVKGSGGDLGTMKRNGLAALYMDRLQALKTRYRGLAFEDEMVGLFNYCLYDLDSKAPSIDTPLHAFLPFAHVDHLHPDAAIAIAAAKDGKRITQELFNGQIGWVDWQRPGFDLGLKLEQCLAENPGIRGIMLGSHGLFTWGDTAYESYLNTLDVIETCATYLEDNYGKKGLTFGGEALGALPADQRTQQAAKLAPVLRGLCSSKQAMIGHFTDDARVLEFINSHDLSRLAPMGTSCPDHFLRTKISPLVLALAPDEDLTDPAAIKTKLEPAFADYRAMYTAYYEACKHPNSPAIRDANPVVLLWPGVGMFTFAKDKQTARVAAEFYINAINVMRGAEAISEYTSLPRQEAFDIEYWLLEEAKLQRMPKPKPLSGRIALVTGSAGGIGKAIAKKFAQEGACVVLNDINEERLAGAQAEFVKSFGNDAVATTPLNVTDWSSIEAAMDAASLAFGGVDIIVNNAGISISKPIAEHTIEEWDRLYDILVKGQFMVSKAAVAVMRKQGLGGDIINVVSKNALVAGPNNAGYGSAKAAQLHLSRLNAAELGADKIRVNTVNPDAVIADSNIWAGGWAEGRAKSYGVSVDELPAYYAKRTLLNEVILPDDIANACFAFVGGLLNKSTGNVLNVDGGVAMAFVR, from the coding sequence ATGTCTGTTCCCCAATCCTACAAACACGTAAGTTACCTCTGGGACGAAGCCGAAGCGGCCAAATTCGATGACCTCAACGGCGCCGAACGCGAAGTCGCCCTGCTGGTGTATCGCTCCAACCTGCTGGGCGCCGACCTGCGCCTCACCAACTACGGCGGGGGCAACACGTCCTGCAAAGCCATGGCGCCTGACCCGCTTACCGGCCAGGAGACGCTGGTGATGTGGGTGAAAGGCTCGGGCGGCGATCTGGGCACCATGAAACGCAACGGCCTGGCCGCGCTCTACATGGACCGGCTACAGGCGCTGAAAACGCGGTACCGTGGGCTGGCGTTTGAAGACGAGATGGTGGGCCTGTTCAACTACTGCCTCTATGACCTCGACTCCAAAGCGCCGTCGATCGACACGCCGCTGCACGCGTTTCTGCCCTTTGCCCACGTCGACCACCTCCACCCCGACGCGGCCATTGCCATTGCCGCCGCCAAAGACGGCAAACGCATCACGCAGGAGTTGTTCAACGGGCAAATCGGCTGGGTCGACTGGCAGCGCCCGGGTTTTGATCTGGGCTTGAAGCTGGAACAGTGTCTGGCCGAAAACCCAGGCATTCGGGGTATTATGCTCGGGTCGCACGGCCTGTTTACGTGGGGGGACACGGCCTACGAAAGCTACCTCAATACACTCGACGTAATCGAGACCTGCGCCACGTACCTGGAAGACAACTACGGTAAAAAAGGCTTAACCTTTGGCGGCGAAGCCCTGGGCGCGCTGCCCGCCGACCAACGTACCCAACAGGCGGCCAAACTGGCCCCGGTGCTGCGCGGCCTGTGCAGCAGTAAGCAAGCTATGATCGGCCATTTCACCGACGACGCCCGCGTACTGGAATTCATCAACAGCCACGATCTGTCGCGGCTTGCGCCGATGGGTACGTCCTGCCCCGACCATTTTCTGCGCACCAAAATCAGCCCGCTGGTGCTGGCCCTCGCGCCCGACGAAGACCTGACCGACCCGGCCGCGATCAAGACGAAGCTCGAACCGGCCTTTGCGGATTATCGAGCCATGTACACGGCCTACTACGAGGCTTGCAAACACCCGAACAGCCCCGCCATCCGCGATGCCAATCCGGTGGTGCTGCTGTGGCCCGGCGTGGGGATGTTCACCTTCGCGAAAGACAAGCAGACGGCGCGGGTAGCCGCTGAGTTTTACATTAACGCTATCAACGTGATGCGTGGGGCTGAGGCCATTTCGGAATACACTTCGCTGCCCCGTCAGGAAGCGTTCGACATCGAATACTGGCTGCTGGAAGAAGCGAAGTTGCAGCGGATGCCGAAGCCCAAGCCGCTCTCGGGCCGCATCGCCCTCGTGACGGGTAGCGCAGGGGGCATCGGGAAAGCCATCGCCAAAAAGTTTGCCCAAGAAGGTGCCTGTGTGGTGCTCAACGACATCAACGAAGAGCGGCTCGCTGGTGCACAAGCTGAGTTTGTCAAGTCGTTCGGGAACGATGCCGTGGCCACCACCCCGCTCAACGTGACCGACTGGAGCAGCATCGAAGCCGCGATGGACGCCGCTAGTCTGGCCTTCGGCGGGGTCGATATCATCGTCAATAACGCGGGCATCAGTATCTCGAAGCCCATTGCCGAGCATACCATCGAGGAGTGGGACCGGCTCTACGACATTCTGGTGAAAGGGCAGTTTATGGTGTCGAAAGCCGCCGTAGCCGTCATGCGCAAGCAGGGCCTCGGTGGCGACATCATCAACGTCGTCTCGAAAAACGCGCTGGTCGCCGGGCCCAACAACGCGGGGTACGGTTCCGCTAAAGCCGCCCAACTGCACCTGAGTCGCCTCAATGCCGCCGAACTGGGGGCCGATAAAATCCGCGTCAACACGGTCAATCCCGACGCCGTCATCGCCGACTCCAACATCTGGGCGGGCGGCTGGGCCGAAGGGCGCGCCAAATCTTACGGCGTGTCGGTGGACGAACTGCCCGCCTACTACGCCAAACGTACCCTGCTGAACGAAGTCATTCTGCCCGACGACATTGCCAATGCCTGCTTCGCCTTCGTCGGTGGCCTGCTGAATAAATCAACCGGCAACGTACTCAACGTCGACGGCGGCGTAGCGATGGCGTTTGTTCGGTAA
- a CDS encoding GntR family transcriptional regulator: MPSANPLICPVQLLRLNAQADTPKYQQLYDSVIRNIEQRLVGPGYRLPSIFEVSSEFDVSHGTVEKAYRLLQANGIINSVNGKGYYIKHTGIDQKLTVFLLFNKLSAHKKLIYDAFVASLGPDATVQLHVYYNDFERFRDLLQQQDDRDLTHYVIIPHFFDQEDKARQLIDQLPKHKLLVLDKLMEGIRGRYAAVYQNFKADIDSALTEALPLLTKYRKLTILFPNQTYLPKAILNGFFAFCSQHGFGAQLISSIDTEPIEAQTAYITLMEDDLVPLVKKIRQTPYRLGQDVGILSYNDTPVKEIILDGITVMSTDFEQMGRTAAQLIRENRSDHIENPFRLIVRHSL; this comes from the coding sequence ATGCCATCAGCCAACCCACTCATCTGCCCCGTTCAGCTACTGCGACTCAACGCCCAAGCCGACACGCCCAAGTACCAGCAACTGTACGACTCGGTGATTCGGAACATCGAACAGCGGCTGGTGGGGCCGGGCTATCGGCTGCCCTCCATCTTTGAAGTCAGCAGCGAGTTCGACGTGTCGCACGGGACGGTCGAGAAGGCGTATCGGCTGTTACAGGCCAACGGCATCATCAATTCGGTCAACGGCAAAGGCTATTACATCAAGCACACGGGCATTGACCAGAAGCTGACCGTTTTTCTGCTGTTCAACAAGCTGAGCGCCCACAAAAAGCTCATCTACGACGCTTTTGTGGCCAGCCTCGGCCCCGACGCCACCGTGCAATTACACGTGTATTACAATGATTTTGAGCGTTTCCGCGACCTGCTTCAGCAACAGGACGACCGCGACCTGACGCACTACGTCATTATCCCGCACTTCTTCGATCAGGAAGACAAAGCCCGGCAGTTGATCGATCAGTTGCCCAAGCATAAGTTACTGGTACTCGACAAGTTGATGGAAGGCATCCGGGGCCGTTACGCCGCCGTGTACCAGAATTTCAAGGCCGATATCGACAGCGCGCTCACGGAAGCCCTGCCCCTGCTGACCAAATACCGGAAGCTGACGATCCTGTTTCCCAACCAGACGTACCTGCCCAAAGCGATCCTGAATGGCTTTTTCGCCTTTTGCAGTCAGCATGGGTTTGGGGCGCAGCTCATTTCAAGCATCGACACCGAGCCCATCGAGGCGCAAACAGCCTACATCACGCTGATGGAAGACGACCTGGTGCCGCTGGTCAAGAAAATCCGGCAGACCCCCTACCGGCTGGGGCAGGACGTGGGCATACTGTCGTACAACGATACGCCGGTGAAAGAGATCATTCTGGACGGCATCACCGTGATGTCGACCGATTTTGAGCAGATGGGCCGCACCGCCGCACAGCTTATCCGCGAGAACCGCTCCGACCACATCGAGAACCCCTTCCGGCTGATCGTGCGCCATTCGCTCTAG
- the rhaT gene encoding L-rhamnose/proton symporter RhaT produces MGSFLGIFFHALGGYASGSFYIPFRRVRGWSWESAWIVGGVASWLIVPWLMASITVTGTSEAIASASTNTLWWTYFFGVLWGIGGLTFGLTMRYLGISLGMAVALGYCSAFGTLIPPLYEGRFDELLFTRAGQATLLGIVVCLIGIAVCGLAGVRKERELSAEQQKAAVAEFDLRKGILIATVSGVLSACFAFGLSAGKPIAEAVVKLGTDPLWQNNAIYPVLLAGGLTTNLIWCMVLNSRNKSFGDYTDSKAPLGNNYGWALLAGTTWYFQFFFYGMGDTYLGDEFRFAGWTMHMAFIILFSTLWGLFLKEWKGSSKKTLTTVYIGLGLIILSTVLIGMGSQL; encoded by the coding sequence ATGGGCTCCTTTCTTGGCATTTTCTTTCACGCCCTCGGCGGCTATGCGTCGGGCAGTTTTTACATTCCGTTCCGGCGCGTGCGCGGCTGGTCGTGGGAGAGCGCGTGGATTGTGGGTGGCGTGGCGTCGTGGCTGATTGTGCCGTGGCTGATGGCGTCCATTACCGTCACCGGCACGTCGGAGGCGATTGCATCGGCAAGCACCAACACCCTCTGGTGGACATACTTCTTTGGGGTGCTCTGGGGAATCGGCGGGCTTACCTTCGGCCTCACCATGCGGTACCTAGGTATTTCGCTGGGCATGGCCGTAGCGCTGGGCTACTGCTCGGCCTTCGGGACGCTCATCCCACCCCTCTACGAAGGCCGTTTCGATGAACTGCTTTTCACCCGCGCCGGGCAGGCAACCTTGCTGGGCATTGTGGTTTGCCTTATCGGGATTGCCGTTTGCGGGCTGGCGGGCGTTCGGAAAGAGCGCGAACTAAGTGCCGAACAACAGAAAGCCGCCGTCGCCGAGTTCGACCTGCGCAAAGGCATCCTGATCGCCACCGTATCGGGCGTACTGAGTGCCTGCTTCGCCTTCGGGCTGAGTGCGGGCAAGCCCATTGCCGAAGCCGTCGTGAAGCTGGGCACCGACCCGCTCTGGCAGAACAACGCCATCTACCCCGTGCTGCTGGCGGGCGGCCTCACCACCAACCTGATCTGGTGCATGGTCCTCAACAGCCGCAACAAAAGTTTCGGCGATTATACCGATAGCAAAGCCCCGCTCGGTAACAACTACGGCTGGGCGCTGCTGGCGGGTACCACCTGGTACTTTCAGTTTTTCTTCTACGGCATGGGCGACACGTACCTGGGCGATGAGTTCCGCTTTGCCGGCTGGACCATGCACATGGCGTTCATCATCCTGTTTAGTACGCTTTGGGGCCTGTTTTTGAAGGAATGGAAAGGCTCCAGCAAAAAAACGCTGACGACCGTCTACATCGGCCTCGGCCTGATCATCCTGTCCACGGTCCTGATCGGCATGGGCAGTCAGTTGTAG